In a single window of the Nicotiana tomentosiformis chromosome 8, ASM39032v3, whole genome shotgun sequence genome:
- the LOC104085115 gene encoding uncharacterized protein: MDDLNGDSFAMLVDESCDVSRKEQLAIIMRYVNRCGSMVDHFIWIVHVRNTTALCLKKAIVDYLAQHSLSLSYVRGQCYDGASNMQGDLRGLKTLIQQESKSAYSIHWFAHQLQLTLVAVSKKCLEVGELVLFVSNVLNIVGGSFKRMDDLRESQAEKVQEALDMGELETGRGLNQELGLARAVDTRWGSHYKSFKNFISMFGSIIDVLDTIVVDAWTLEERAKAKGYLSSCQTFEVAFMLHLMRDVLGITNELNTSLQKKEQDIANAILLVEVAKRRLQKLREEEWDSLIDKVSVFCVKYNILIPNFDDLYVNSGRSRRKVADYTILHHYRVETIMNTFQEMKTRRG; this comes from the coding sequence ATGGACGATCTAAATGGAGACTCTTTTGCAATGCTAGTTGATGAATCATGTGATGTATCACGCAAAGAGCAATTAGCTATTATCATGCGATATGTTAATAGATGCGGATCTATGGTGGATCATTTTATTTGGATCGTTCATGTTCGTAATACTACTGCTTTGTGTTTAAAGAAAGCAATTGTTGATTACCTTGCTCAACATTCTTTGAGTTTATCTTATGTGCGTGGACAGTGCTATGATGGAGCAAGCAACATGCAAGGGGATTTACGTGGCCTCAAAACTTTGATTCAACAAGAAAGTAAATCTGCTTATTCCATTCATTGGTTTGCACACCAACTTCAATTGACTCTTGTTGCGGTATCCAAAAAGTGTCTTGAAGTGGGAGAACTTGTATTGTTTGTTTCTAATGTATTGAATATAGTGGGAGGTTCTTTTAAACGTATGGATGATCTTAGAGAATCTCAAGCAGAAAAAGTTCAAGAGGCATTAGACATGGGTGAACTTGAAACTGGTAGGGGTTTGAATCAAGAACTTGGTCTTGCTAGAGCTGTAGATACTCGTTGGGGTTCACACTACAAATCTTTTAAGAACTTTATTTCTATGTTTGGCTCAATTATTGATGTTCTTGATACTATCGTTGTTGATGCCTGGACTTTAGAAGAAAGAGCTAAGGCAAAGGGATATCTTAGCAGTTGTCAAACATTTGAGGTTGCTTTCATGTTGCACCTAATGAGAGATGTTTTGGGGATCACAAATGAGCTTAATACATCCTTACAAAAAAAGGAGCAAGATATTGCAAATGCTATTCTACTTGTTGAAGTGGCAAAGAGACGGTTACAAAAGCTAAGAGAAGAAGAATGGGATTCACTTATTGATAAGGTATCTGTATTTTGTGTCAAGTATAATATTTTGATACCAAACTTTGATGACCTCTATGTTAACTCTGGAAGATCTCGACGTAAAGTTGCTGATTATACTATTTTACATCACTATCGTGTTGAGACTATTATGAATACGTTTCAGGAAATGAAAACTCGTAGAGGATAG